Genomic window (Bacillus sp. BGMRC 2118):
ACACTCCAGATAACGCAGTTTGCCAAGGAATCCCCATTCCCAAAACTACTGTAAAAGAAAAGAATGCATTTAATCCCATACCTGGTGCTAGGGCTATTGGGTATCTTGCTATAATCCCCATCAACAGTGAACCTAAAGCAGCAGCAATCGCTGTCGCTGTAAATACTGCTTCCTTGTTCATTCTCATTTCCTCAGGTAAATCCGGAATCGCACTCATACTTAAAACATCCGGATTCACAAATAGAATGTAAGCCATAGAAAGAAAGGTTGTTACCCCCCCAATGATCTCTTTTCTATAATTTGTACCGAGTTCTTCAAATTGAAAATAACGTTTCATTTCTTTTTCCTCTCCCTTTTCCTCTCAGATAGAAGAGAATACCCCAAAAACAAGAGTAGCTCCCTGCGCAGACGCAAGGAGCTAACATACAAAGAAATAAAAAATACCTATTACTAGATATATAAACTAGTAAAATGATAATCTTCATTTCTCGTAGTCCAGCTATTTACGGCAGCTTGGTAGAAACTTCTGGGCCATATTCCCAAAATTATACGAGATTTCTATAAAATTAATATGATTACACTCTAATTTTACTAACTTTGTCGATTGGTGTCAAGGTAAATTCCGAACATTTTATTTAAATATCCGGAATTTCGTTCGGTTTATTCCCACTCAATGGTTGCTGGGGGCTTACTTGTAATGTCATAAACAACACGATTGATATGCGCTACTTCATTTACAATTCTTGTAGAAATCTTTTCTAACACTTCCCAAGGAATTCTAGCCCAGTCTGAAGTCATTCCATCTATTGAAGTGACTGCACGAATTCCAATTGTATAATCATACGTGCGAGCATCTCCCATAACCCCTACACTGCGTATGTCTGGTAACACCGTGAAATACTGCCATATATCTCGCTCTAACCCAAAGTTTCTTATTTCCTCACGTAAAATCGCATCAGATTCACGTACGATTTCCAACTTTTCTTCTGTCACTTCTCCTAGCACACGAATACCAAGACCTGGACCTGGGAACGGTTGTCTCCATACAATCTCATCCGGAATACCTAGCTCAGTTCCTAGAGCACGAACCTCATCTTTAAATAGTGTGTTTAATGGTTCTATTAGTGTGAATGCCATATCTTCTGGCAGCCCACCTACATTATGATGTGATTTAATCGTTTGAGCAGTCAATGTCCCGCTCTCAATAATGTCTGTATACAGTGTTCCTTGAGCTAAGAATTCAATTCCTTCGAGCTTTTGTGCTTCATCATCAAAAACATAAATAAACTCGTTACCAATAATTTTACGCTTTTGTTCCGGATCACTTACGCCTTGTAACTTGTTCATGAATCGTTCTTTTGCGTCAATTTTGATGACATTCATATTAAAGCCTTCACTAAATGTTTTCATAACTCCTTCAGCTTCGCCTTTACGAAGTAAACCGTGATCCACAAACATACACGTTAACTGGTCACCAATTGCTTTATGAATTAACACCGCCACAACAGATGAGTCAACTCCACCACTTAATGCGCAGAGTACTTTTTTATCTCCAACTGTTTCTTTAATTTTTTGCATTTCCACTTCAATGAAATTTTCCATCGACCAGTTTGCTTCACTGTGACAAATTTCAAACACGAAATTCTTTAATAAATCATTCCCATATTCAGAATGTCTTACTTCCGGATGAAATTGAACACCGTAGAAGTTACGACTCGGATCACTCATAGCCGCAATCGGGCAAGATGCACTCGTCGCATCCACATCAAAGCCTTGTGGAGTTTCTACTACTAAGTCACCATGACTCATCCAAACAACCTGTTCTTCTGGTATTTGATGATACAGTGGTGATTGAATTTCTACATTTACTGTTGCTTTTCCGTATTCACGGTGGGTAGCTTTCTCGACTTTCCCTCCGAAAATGTGTGTCATAAGCTGCATACCATAACAAATTCCTAACACTGGAACACCAATATTAAATATGTCATGATCACAATGAAATGCATTTTCCTCATAGACACTATTTGGACCACCTGAAAGGATAATCCCCTTTGGATTTAAAGCTTTAATTTCTGCTGCTGTTAACGTATGTGGATGTAGTTCACTGTAGACCCCAAATTCACGAATTCGACGTGTAATTAGTTGATTATACTGACTTCCAAAATCAAGAACAACAATTTTCTCCTGCTCTAATACCAATACGCTCACCTCTTAGATATTAATATCGTATATTTTCCTTCAAGAAAAACAAAAAACCAGGATTTGTCTTCTATATAGAAGGCAGAATCCTGGTTTTCTAGCAAATACAAATAAAAGATTTGTAGAATATCTTGACTCTGCCTTCATAGTCAGGTCATTTAAGGTAACCCGGTAGAGACTCTCGAACCATATTTTCGAGGATATATGAAGGACTCATGTTTAATTGAACCTAATTCTATCAATGGCTACACAATTGGTCAAGATGCTATTCTTTTTATTAAATTTTCCCATAACTTTTGGAGCTGCTTGATATCCTTTTCTTCAAGAGTATGGTTTTTTCGGTATTGAATGCCTTCTAGTTTAACAGTGAGTCTCCTCATATCTTTTGTATAAAAGAATGAGTCCACATAAGCTGCATATTCACGAAGTGTTTGATGATCCTTTTTCTTTATCCCATATGAGCGTAACAGCTTAAGTAAAACGAAGTACGACTTTTCAAAGGAAGGACCGTTTTTGAATCGGCCGTAACGTTTCAACACATAAATCGGCATCCATTTGTTTCGTGTAAAATACAAGAGTACCCCAATCACTATCAGTACAATCACGAAAATTATAACATCCTTGAATGTGATATCTACTGAAAAAGAACGACTGCCCGCTTCTTGACCGAGCTCTTCTTCTGCTAATAAATCTTCTTCTGGTTGTTCTGGTTTCTCTTCAGGTGCAGTTCCAGCTGGAATTGGAGTTTCGTTATTTTCTTGATTTGACGCGAAGTCATAAGGATTAGAGAAGCCTTTTGTTGGTTCAAACGGAACCCATCCAATTCCTGTGAAATACACCTCTACCCATGAGTGAGCATTTTCATTTTTCACTTCATAGAGTCGTGTATTGTTTGTTGTTGTTTCTAAATATTCTCCACCTGTGTATCCTTTTACCCAACGGGCGGGAATACCTGCAGATCGCAGTAATACGATCATGGATGTAGAGAAGTTGTCACAATAGCCAATCTTCGTTTCGAAAAGAAATTGATCAACATAATCATCATTTTTTCCTGGGACAGCTACATTTGTTGTATCATACTCAAATCCATTCAAACGGAAATAGCTTTCTACTGCCTTTACCTGATCATATCGATTCTCATGTGGCAAAATAATTTCTTGAGCTAGTGCTCTTACCCGGTCTGGCAAGCTTTCAGGAAGCTGTGTATAACCCAGCACTTCTTCTGGATATTCCATTGAGCTTGCTTGTAACTCTTCCAGAATATAACGAGGATCTTTATAGACCACACTATAATTATCTAGAGGATACAGTCGCCCACTTCTTCTAGTAGAGATTTTTTGAGTAGTTAAGTTCATTTCGTAATCAATCTCGTAATCTGTTTCTACAGATTCTAATTGTACTGGATACGTAATATGAGAATAACCAAGATTCATTTGGAATTTAGCTACTGATGGTGCACCTTGATAGGGTTGTTCTACTAATGGAAATGAGACTTTCTTTTCACTTGTTTCGGTAATAATGTTTGGCTCTTCTGATTCCCATCCTTTTCCGGTATAGACGTCTTTCGTTTCAACTCTCCAGTATTCACGGTTTGCTGTTTCTACAGTAAAGACAACTGTGTCATCACCGATAAAGGGACCACCAAGAGAAGAATCATTTGTCCCATAACCAATCTTCTTAATTCCACCGCTTCCTTCTCCACCTTTACCTGTTAAAAACGGCATCGGATCTGGCCAGACTGGAGCAGCTTTCGGAGCAAAGTAGCCGACTGATGTTGTCAGTACTGTTACAGTTAAGAGTGGTACAAGCCATTTCATCCAAAGCTGCTTGTGAACAAATAATGATTCCTGTTCTTTTAATCGGTCAAGTTTTAATAAACCAAGAATAATAAATCCAAATACAACCATACGTATAATGGCATGATCAGCATCATAAGGAGTGAACGTATCTAACACAGCTAAATATGTGATCGTTAATAATAAGAACAGTAATATTTTCTTTAGCTGCACAATCCAATATTCCATTAAATATGCCAGCAACCATAACAAAATAAAGAATAGTAAGCTTCTAAAAGAATTCGTCATTTCCCACCAGTTGGCATTCAGCATAAAGAAGAAGTTCGTCACAATGTCAGAAAAGAATGCTGATATCCAATCACGACTGAAAAATCCACCATCAAAAAATAAATCATGGATAAAATACGCAATCAATAACACTTTAGCTGAAAATGAAACAATAAACGGTACAGAGAAATAAGATAATAGATACGCAAGTACAATAAAATATAAAAAGATTGATAAATTCGCCGTATCTGTTACTTCATCTAGTGGACGGAGCCATTCCCATAATACTAAAAATCCGTAAACATAATAGATGACTTTTTTTAAGGAATTGTTGTTTTCTTTCATCATCTACTCACCTCGTAAAAAGCATCTGCATATTGACCTTCCATAACAGCCTTCACAAAAATATGCTTACGCTTTAGGTTCTCAACCTTAATGATCGTCTCTTTGGACGGATTCACCTTTGGCAATACGACAAAGACAATAATTAAATATTGCTTATGCGCTAGATACTCCACGGTACGCGTGAACGTATCTGACAGTTCACTCGTTACAAAAATCATTGTTAAACCTTGCTGCCATTTTGTAACCTCACTTTCAACCGAAGTGGCAAAATGGTTGCTGTCAGGTTGAACTTTGGCAAGGTGATAAAAAATTTGTTGCTGATGTGATTCTGAATTCCGAAGACCCGCTACAAAGCGCTCTTTCCCGTTTGATACAAAGCCAACTTGTGCACCATGCCTGATAATTCCTCTTACGATGGAGGCTGACAGAGTAACAACTTGTTCAAACATGACTCGATTTTGGTCCTGCGTACGATCCATAAATACGACAACATCATGGCTTTGTTGTTGTTCAAATTCTTTCGTCATAAACGTATCTCTTCTTGCACTTGTCTTCCAGTCTATCCACGAGAATCGATCACCTGGTGTGTATTCACGAACACTTACTGCCATCGTCGTATCACGAATGAGCTTCGTACGAGATGATGTAGACCCTTGATCAAATCGATTTTCTAATTGTCGATATTGCAGATCTACATACTGAGGATACACGAGGTAATTTTTCTTACTTTCGTAACGATGTTCCTTCTCTACTAGTCCAAATAAATCACCTGTTCGTAATCTTATGGACGTAAACAGATGCTCTCCTCTCGGAATCGAGTCAATTGTATACTCCATTTCAATTGTTCGTTTAAACCAAGGAAACACCATATTCTTTGCTCTTTTTGATTGTGAACAAAACTTGAGAGATGCCGGAAGCTCTTCTTCAATAATTAAATAAAGAAGTGGGATAAACGGCAGGTTTCTCGATACTGTGATTGTACCTTTTAACTTTTCACCCGCTATAAACTGATTTTGGTTCACCGTTCTAGTTACTTCAAACTTCGTTAACGGGTAGAAACTGATTAATAAAGAATATAAGCCAAGCGGAAGAAAGCTATAAAAAATAAACCAGCTGACAAATCCACCCTGAAACATAGCGAACACAAATGTACCCAGGATTAGGAGTACAATTAATGAAACTTTTCCTGCCAAACGTACATATAAGTTATTTTTCATAAACATCAACGCCTAACTAATGGAACCCGTATCTGCTCAAGCATATGCGTAATAATTTGCTCAGCTGTGATCCCTTCAAATTTAGCTTCAGACTTTAAAATAATGCGGTGTGCTAATGTGTAAGGTGCTAAGTACTTCACATCATCCGGAACAACATAATCACGACCGTTAATTAATGCATAAGCCTGACTTGCTCTCATTAAAGCAATGGCACCACGTGGACTCGCTCCTAAATAAATGGATAGATGTTTACGTGTAGCATCAACGATATTTACAATGTACTGTCTTACTGACGCATCAACCGTCACTCTTTTTGCTTCTTTTTGTAATTCGATCAGTTCTTCCGTCGAAATTACTGAATCAAGCTCGTGAATAGGCTGACCAGATTCCATGCGTTCTAACATTTCCAATTCTTCATCAATTGTCGGATAACCCATCTTTAATTTTAAAATAAAACGATCTAACTGTGCTTCAGGCAATGGATACGTTCCTTCATACTCAATCGGATTCTGTGTTGCCATGACAAAGAAAGGCTTTGCCAACGCTCTTGTTACTCCATCAACGGTTACACTCGCT
Coding sequences:
- a CDS encoding transglutaminase domain-containing protein, with translation MMKENNNSLKKVIYYVYGFLVLWEWLRPLDEVTDTANLSIFLYFIVLAYLLSYFSVPFIVSFSAKVLLIAYFIHDLFFDGGFFSRDWISAFFSDIVTNFFFMLNANWWEMTNSFRSLLFFILLWLLAYLMEYWIVQLKKILLFLLLTITYLAVLDTFTPYDADHAIIRMVVFGFIILGLLKLDRLKEQESLFVHKQLWMKWLVPLLTVTVLTTSVGYFAPKAAPVWPDPMPFLTGKGGEGSGGIKKIGYGTNDSSLGGPFIGDDTVVFTVETANREYWRVETKDVYTGKGWESEEPNIITETSEKKVSFPLVEQPYQGAPSVAKFQMNLGYSHITYPVQLESVETDYEIDYEMNLTTQKISTRRSGRLYPLDNYSVVYKDPRYILEELQASSMEYPEEVLGYTQLPESLPDRVRALAQEIILPHENRYDQVKAVESYFRLNGFEYDTTNVAVPGKNDDYVDQFLFETKIGYCDNFSTSMIVLLRSAGIPARWVKGYTGGEYLETTTNNTRLYEVKNENAHSWVEVYFTGIGWVPFEPTKGFSNPYDFASNQENNETPIPAGTAPEEKPEQPEEDLLAEEELGQEAGSRSFSVDITFKDVIIFVIVLIVIGVLLYFTRNKWMPIYVLKRYGRFKNGPSFEKSYFVLLKLLRSYGIKKKDHQTLREYAAYVDSFFYTKDMRRLTVKLEGIQYRKNHTLEEKDIKQLQKLWENLIKRIAS
- a CDS encoding DUF58 domain-containing protein; this encodes MKNNLYVRLAGKVSLIVLLILGTFVFAMFQGGFVSWFIFYSFLPLGLYSLLISFYPLTKFEVTRTVNQNQFIAGEKLKGTITVSRNLPFIPLLYLIIEEELPASLKFCSQSKRAKNMVFPWFKRTIEMEYTIDSIPRGEHLFTSIRLRTGDLFGLVEKEHRYESKKNYLVYPQYVDLQYRQLENRFDQGSTSSRTKLIRDTTMAVSVREYTPGDRFSWIDWKTSARRDTFMTKEFEQQQSHDVVVFMDRTQDQNRVMFEQVVTLSASIVRGIIRHGAQVGFVSNGKERFVAGLRNSESHQQQIFYHLAKVQPDSNHFATSVESEVTKWQQGLTMIFVTSELSDTFTRTVEYLAHKQYLIIVFVVLPKVNPSKETIIKVENLKRKHIFVKAVMEGQYADAFYEVSR
- a CDS encoding MoxR family ATPase, which gives rise to MVQHIDTVHPVLDRVIDNIGKVMIGKRDVATLSLVALLADGHVLLEDVPGVGKTMMVRALAKSVSADFKRIQFTPDLLPSDVTGVSIYNPKELHFEFRPGPIMGNIVLADEINRTSPKTQAALLEGMEEASVTVDGVTRALAKPFFVMATQNPIEYEGTYPLPEAQLDRFILKLKMGYPTIDEELEMLERMESGQPIHELDSVISTEELIELQKEAKRVTVDASVRQYIVNIVDATRKHLSIYLGASPRGAIALMRASQAYALINGRDYVVPDDVKYLAPYTLAHRIILKSEAKFEGITAEQIITHMLEQIRVPLVRR
- the guaA gene encoding glutamine-hydrolyzing GMP synthase, whose product is MVLEQEKIVVLDFGSQYNQLITRRIREFGVYSELHPHTLTAAEIKALNPKGIILSGGPNSVYEENAFHCDHDIFNIGVPVLGICYGMQLMTHIFGGKVEKATHREYGKATVNVEIQSPLYHQIPEEQVVWMSHGDLVVETPQGFDVDATSASCPIAAMSDPSRNFYGVQFHPEVRHSEYGNDLLKNFVFEICHSEANWSMENFIEVEMQKIKETVGDKKVLCALSGGVDSSVVAVLIHKAIGDQLTCMFVDHGLLRKGEAEGVMKTFSEGFNMNVIKIDAKERFMNKLQGVSDPEQKRKIIGNEFIYVFDDEAQKLEGIEFLAQGTLYTDIIESGTLTAQTIKSHHNVGGLPEDMAFTLIEPLNTLFKDEVRALGTELGIPDEIVWRQPFPGPGLGIRVLGEVTEEKLEIVRESDAILREEIRNFGLERDIWQYFTVLPDIRSVGVMGDARTYDYTIGIRAVTSIDGMTSDWARIPWEVLEKISTRIVNEVAHINRVVYDITSKPPATIEWE